In Mercenaria mercenaria strain notata unplaced genomic scaffold, MADL_Memer_1 contig_3930, whole genome shotgun sequence, the following proteins share a genomic window:
- the LOC128553540 gene encoding uncharacterized protein LOC128553540 encodes MEARKFFELQLSEEVEKAGSDIIVQELGIDQQKQGTVVSYIKKCVNICWSMCRHEPPVYVEFMDVGDDILFDTNKYKPYTKSGKLLDYIVWPAVYLHKDGPILAKGVA; translated from the exons ATGGAAGCAAGGAAGTTTTTTGAATTGCAGCTTTCGGAAGAAGTGGAAAAG gCCGGAAGTGACATCATTGTACAGGAACTAGGTATTGATCAGCAGAAACAAGGGACTGTTGTTTCGTATATTAAGAAGTGCGTGAACATCTGCTGGTCAATGTGCAGACATGAACCACCCGTGTATGTTGAATTTATGGATGTGGGTGACGACATTCTTTTcgatacaaacaaatacaaaccatATACAAAATCGGGGAAACTTCTGGATTATATTGTATGGCCGGCAGTTTATCTTCATAAGGATGGGCCCATACTAGCAAAGGGAGTAGCTTAA